One window of Hydractinia symbiolongicarpus strain clone_291-10 chromosome 3, HSymV2.1, whole genome shotgun sequence genomic DNA carries:
- the LOC130636937 gene encoding tigger transposable element-derived protein 4-like, producing MASMLSFTRQNFETWYGVSFKTIAGESRSVTEEMTAPWSETTLPTILSRYPLEDIFNADEFGLFFQCLPSKTLHMKGDKCSGGKHSKVRLTGLAAGNALGERLPMFVIGKSANPRCFKGVKTLPCRYRSQKKSWMSGELFEEWVRELDRKFSVSKRKIALIIDNCTAHPHVENLEWVELIFLPPNTTSLTQPMDQGIIRALKAKYRSLAVRKLIKALDEEKSTPKFSILGAMYMLRKAWDDVSNKTFTNCFRKSGISQKDAERAINEDDDPFKSLTSEVEEDPIPTLDAELSYIKRRFPDHIDPDLSTEDFIDFDIEVSTSHGRLKTADIIAEITGTQDEELEEVDEEDKEEEDKITRPTAEQVRTAINVFEDLSIFSHFEEEMIASLRDLNRNIAKDFDMSCKQTVITDFFSK from the exons ATGGCTTCCATGCTTTCTTTCACTCGTCAAAACTTCGAAACTTG GTATGGAGTATCCTTCAAAACCATCGCTGGAGAATCACGGTCCGTCACTGAGGAAATGACAGCGCCATGGTCGGAGACAACATTACCAACCATTCTCTCCCGCTATCCTCTGGAAGACATTTTTAACGCCGACGAATTTGGGCTTTTCTTTCAATGCCTTCCCAGTAAAACTTTGCACATGAAAGGTGATAAGTGTTCTGGAGGAAAACACAGCAAAGTTAGACTTACTGGTTTAGCTGCTGGTAATGCCTTGGGGGAACGATTGCCAATGTTTGTAATCGGCAAGTCCGCCAACCCTCGTTGCTTTAAAGGTGTCAAAACACTACCCTGTCGATACCGTTCGCAAAAGAAGAGTTGGATGTCTGGAGAGCTGTTCGAAGAGTGGGTACGCGAGCTTGATCGAAAATTCTCTGTCTCTAAGCGAAAAATTGCTTTGATTATTGACAATTGTACCGCACATCCTCATGTTGAAAACCTGGAATGGGTAGAATTGATCTTTCTTCCTCCAAATACCACGTCCCTAACCCAACCTATGGACCAAGGAATTATCCGCGCCCTGAAAGCAAAATATCGATCGCTAGCAGTGCGGAAATTGATAAAAGCCTTGGACGAGGAAAAATCGACTCCGAAGTTCTCGATTCTTGGAGCTATGTACATGCTAAGGAAAGCATGGGATGATGTTTCCAACAAAACATTCACCAATTGCTTTCGAAAATCAGGAATTTCCCAAAAGGATGCAGAAAGAGCGATCAACGAAGATGACGacccttttaaaagtttaaccaGCGAAGTAGAAGAAGACCCAATTCCAACCCTCGATGCTGAACTCTCTTACATAAAACGAAGGTTTCCTGACCACATTGATCCTGACTTATCAACTGaagatttcattgattttgacaTTGAAGTCAGTACATCCCATGGGCGTCTGAAGActgctgacatcattgctgaGATCACTGGGACTCAAGACGAAGAATTAGAAGAGGTCGACGAAGAAGACAAGGAGGAAGAAGATAAGATCACAAGACCGACGGCCGAGCAAGTGCGTACAGCTATCAACGTCTTCGAAGACTTgagtattttttcacattttgaagAAGAAATGATAGCTTCCCTGAGGGACTTGAATCGTAATATCGCCAAAGATTTTGATATGAGTTGTAAGCAAACAGTTATCACCGACTTCTtttctaaataa
- the LOC130636938 gene encoding uncharacterized protein K02A2.6-like, protein MNILSATKNDPTFQRLYTLIQRGWPDEPQQLDQDLKPYWNFRDELSINNGFIYKGHCTMIPNGLRNEMLQKIHTNHMGAASNTRMAKEVLFWPNMARDITNMCHDCSDCAKYQRSASKEPMRSIPVPSLPWQIVSQDLFEYENKDYLVTVCHFSDWIEVDHLPNTLASTVVRHTTAHFSRYGIPEICHTDNGPQFISNEFKNFAKQYGFHHTRSAPYFPKGNERAEAAVKVAKNMLKKSQDFQIALLNYRNTPQQGHLSSPAQRMMNRRTRTMLPTSKSALLPSPIDVANTTQQIIDKRRTAKEIYDRHSGPVHDKPDVGTYAYAKPPPQKRGQPWTYGRIIRKNDMSYTLQTPQNTIITRNRVHIKPAAAPSGPLSIHKTVIVQPQHTTVKPRLDQITPAHNQAPITHVARPLPSERPRSSPQAKQASIEDSSMTPIRPQRTTKLPTRFKDYVMS, encoded by the coding sequence ATGAACATCCTATCAGCTACGAAAAATGACCCAACCTTTCAACGGCTCTACACCCTGATACAAAGAGGATGGCCAGATGAACCACAACAACTTGATCAGGATCTCAAACCATACTGGAACTTTAGAGACGAACTGTCCATCAACAATGGTTTTATATATAAAGGACACTGTACCATGATACCAAACGGACTGAGAAATGAAATGCTTCAGAAAATACATACCAATCACATGGGTGCAGCTTCCAACACGAGAATGGCAAAAGAAGTACTTTTCTGGCCAAATATGGCAAGAGACATTACTAACATGTGTCATGACTGCTCCGATTGTGCAAAATACCAAAGATCAGCATCTAAAGAACCGATGCGATCAATTCCTGTTCCGTCACTCCCTTGGCAAATTGTTAGCCAAGATCTGTTTGAATACGAGAATAAGGACTATCTGGTCACAGTATGCCACTTCTCTGACTGGATTGAAGTTGATCACTTACCAAACACCCTTGCCTCTACTGTTGTAAGGCACACCACAGCACACTTTTCGCGTTATGGGATCCCTGAAATATGCCATACAGACAATGGACCACAGTTCATCAGCAATGAGTTCAAGAATTTCGCCAAACAATATGGCTTCCACCATACTCGCTCTGCTCCATATTTCCCAAAAGGGAATGAGCGTGCTGAAGCTGCAGTCAAAGTTGCAAAAAACATGCTCAAAAAGTCTCAAGACTTCCAAATAGCGCTTCTAAACTACAGAAATACTCCGCAACAGGGACACTTGAGTTCCCCTGCACAAAGAATGATGAACCGAAGAACCCGAACTATGCTACCAACCTCAAAGTCTGCACTTTTACCATCACCCATAGACGTAGCCAATACAACACAACAGATAATTGACAAACGAAGAACAGCCAAGGAAATATACGACCGTCATTCAGGACCGGTTCACGACAAACCAGACGTTGGCACATACGCATATGCTAAACCACCTCCACAAAAACGGGGACAACCATGGACGTATGGACGAATAATCAGAAAAAATGACATGTCGTATACCTTGCAAACACCACAGAATACCATTATCACAAGAAACCGGGTTCACATCAAACCAGCGGCAGCACCATCCGGGCCACTGAGCATACATAAAACTGTCATCGTACAACCTCAACATACCACAGTCAAACCACGGTTGGATCAAATAACACCTGCACACAATCAAGCACCTATAACCCATGTAGCACGACCTCTTCCATCTGAACGACCACGCAGCAGTCCACAAGCAAAGCAAGCCTCAATCGAAGATTCGTCCATGACACCAATAAGGCCACAGAGAACAACTAAATTACCAACTCGCTTTAAGGACTATGTCATGTCGTAA